The following proteins come from a genomic window of Theileria equi strain WA chromosome 2 map unlocalized gcontig_1105316255037, whole genome shotgun sequence:
- a CDS encoding ABC transporter, ATP-binding protein domain containing protein (encoded by transcript BEWA_038440A) has translation MENIAVPPEKSCHFWESEVELTRKKTKEPDGRRFRYFDDKSIFNFVFFIWAYKWVKAAAKEYLDPYMLHPLPLADQILIWQPILSKHISDGIASLEAYESLSEDEKKSAKKPVRYILARAIWLTFWKRLLAIIACVIVMNGVGMSVSIFLHKLLSLLSDRDFRFMAFLGLALSIILMELFKEIFMDHIYYYLQRLTAVIDSCLRVTIFQHSLCYRRSRFSSFPDDSNSCRNVIHCCSGEDACTDNPLLCPARRYKNNKVTPKIYSLILNDPHYIPLFIEFTTGMIDFLTAFTYGLILISQQFHMKALTILIISLSLVACMFVMELVNGFVMKYFFGVRDNRIARSEEIVSALDLIERMSLDDIGHNAITEARNDELVIVPIRFFLSLMNKVIITSIMCINIIVLIDDFVGQVEGSTDAKEIDPSGLLASIFVLLKILGPLYMVPLKLKLLVFTIISFLRVERFLRTCSPNFYIPDNKFTGKTTLPEIGPGKDKSIPKGLMVMFKKASFAWVNSRKDLLDNTGTTCLRNLDFVLNTGDLAIVTGAQGSGKSNFVKAILGDMTLVEGSMAVLPLSTNMPIFYASQDVWLQKGTIKSNITFGHRFDEDVYNTVLKAIELEHDISTWEEGDMRKISEHGYSLSGGQRVRVGLARAIYAYLIFSETNRESGSDHSFLVALDDCFTSLDPFVARTIFRNLFNVNDGLLAKDDVSAVLTISKRILDACVSSESPDSYPDAPIYFLENKGLVQSNKLKSLIEHEVGHIEPPKPSFDRVKLSSVSRDILRRCNSDDYTRDGRRRSTESRYSDSPTVQEIQDKKDIGNKNFKPYKAYFRATGWPIIIFFIFTFTFATLDNTKFIITSKVSDSVLDYANEHNHTSVSLEDVKEYCYRSLRWIIILSVSVMVGAFFRIVAMTSASFNGSLRIHEYCINSLFTNNSAVLRIKTSLGSILTFLYIDTFFIDNIFGYFLYDSSVFSIETAVHLLTLFFLVPWATPLALILCFIILRFIVYYYVRSCKNAYLARFETFGQIDSTIETAISGLSIYRSFKKEWELVHAMAENVDYNLRCFLFTYSGMAWGTISSRLFLSPLALFILVFPLLLSRWTETELQVGYYAMAYSIFLSLNTSFANFLKLYCLMEMHIGSVKRFSSFIPENTPLKFAKKRNIYGTEIVVDSSKDSDHKNLGSDVEKYIISRRFARHISRRGLYCTSLRTLLFRHKVNLFDVSKYTTLGHTRVKLDNVSAHSVNKKTGMKYAILKNITCSADTSDIIGVIGRTGAGKSTLLSVLQNLANRDGSVFLDGCDLNDMPKSVTRQIIGVLPQLPFVFRGWTVRRFVDPRMIFEDADIEIALENCGLLKFVENLPGGKGLGTVIIPDHYHDDMPRHYKRVYYGPTLKPHGASSVDNVDHGSVLSNSQLRMLSVARLVLYREFFKVLLVDEPPEDELGAAASKTAEIPIYELIKTHFQHCATFIAAHNTDVLRLCTSVWVFHDGSLIRTCKAEDIANSDSLSKIIEDCITTHA, from the coding sequence ATGGAGAATATAGCAGTTCCTCCGGAGAAAAGCTGCCATTTTTGGGAGAGCGAGGTGGAGCTgaccaggaagaagacaaaaGAACCAGATGGTAGGCGGTTCCGCTACTTTGACGACAAGAGcatcttcaactttgtaTTCTTCATCTGGGCATACAAATGGGTTAAAGCAGCTGCCAAAGAGTACCTGGACCCTTATATGCTTCACCCTCTCCCACTGGCTGACCAGATTCTTATATGGCAGCCTATTCTTTCTAAGCACATTAGTGATGGTATAGCCAGCCTGGAGGCTTATGAATCCCTCAGTGAGGATGAGAAGAAGAGTGCCAAGAAACCAGTAAGATACATTCTGGCAAGGGCAATCTGGCTgaccttttggaaaaggttgCTCGCTATTATAGCATGTGTAATAGTAATGAATGGCGTTGGAATGAGTGTCTCTATTTTCCTACACAAGTTGCTGAGCCTATTGTCTGACAGAGACTTTAGGTTCATGGCATTTTTAGGACTAGCTCtctccatcattctcatGGAATTGTTCAAGGAAATTTTCATGGACCACATTTACTACTATTTACAAAGGCTTACTGCTGTTATTGATTCGTGCCTTCGTGTCACGATTTTCCAGCACAGTTTGTGCTATAGGCGCAGCAGATTTAGCAGTTTTCCCGACGACTCAAACTCTTGCAGAAATGTCATTCACTGCTGTTCCGGGGAGGACGCATGTACGGATAACCCATTACTATGTCCAGCCAGACGTTACAAGAACAATAAAGTAACTCCCAAAATCTATTCCCTTATCTTAAATGACCCACATTACATTCCACTTTTTATCGAGTTCACAACCGGCATGATTGATTTTCTGACAGCCTTCACATACGGACTAATACTCATCAGCCAACAGTTTCACATGAAGGCACTCActatccttatcatttCTTTGTCTCTAGTCGCATGTATGTTCGTGATGGAACTTGTCAATGGTTTTGTTATGAAATATTTCTTTGGGGTTAGGGATAATAGAATCGCTAGGTCTGAGGAAATTGTTTCAGCCCTGGATCTTATCGAGAGAATGTCATTAGATGATATCGGCCACAATGCTATTACAGAGGCTAGGAATGATGAACTGGTCATTGTACCTATTCGTTTCTTCTTATCTCTCATGAACAAGGTCATCATTACTTCAATAATGTGCATAAACATCATTGTTCTAATTGATGACTTTGTCGGACAGGTTGAAGGTTCTACAGATGCAAAGGAGATCGATCCCTCAGGACTACTTGCCTCTATTTTCGTTCTGTTAAAGATTCTTGGTCCACTATACATGGTTCCTCTTAAACTCAAACTTTTAGTTTTTACCATAATATCCTTTTTGAGGGTGGAACGCTTCTTGAGAACTTGTTCACCAAACTTTTACATTCCTGATAACAAGTTTACTGGGAAGACTACTCTACCAGAGATTGGGCCAGGTAAGGATAAGAGCATACCCAAAGGACTGATGGTGATGTTTAAGAAGGCCTCCTTTGCCTGGGTCAATAGCAGGAAGGATCTCCTAGACAATACTGGTACTACTTGTCTTAGGaaccttgactttgtcctcaaTACTGGTGACCTTGCCATTGTAACTGGTGCTCAAGGTTCTGGTAAGAGtaactttgtcaaggctatccttggtgacatgactcttgttgaaggatcaatggctgTATTGCCTCTCTCTACcaacatgccaatattctatgcTTCTCAGGATGTCtggctacaaaagggtaccattAAGTCTAACATTACCTTTGGTCAcagatttgatgaggatgtcTACAACACAGTTCTGAAGGCTATTGAACTTGAACATGACATATCGACTTGGGAAGAGGGTGACATGCGTAAGatctctgaacatggttACTCCCTCAGTGGAGGTCAGAGAGTCAGAGTTGGACTTGCTCGTGCCATTTACGCCTACCTCATCTTTAGCGAGACTAATAGAGAGAGCGGATCTGACCATTCCTTCCTTGTAGCCCTTGATGACTGTTTCACTAGCTTGGATCCATTCGTGGCGAGGACCATCTTTAGGAAtctttttaatgttaatGATGGATTATTGGCAAAGGATGATGTATCTGCAGTTCTAACGATTTCCAAGCGTATATTAGACGCTTGTGTATCATCAGAATCACCTGATTCATACCCAGATGctccaatatattttctggagaaCAAGGGTCTTGTGCAGAGCAACAAACTCAAGTCTTTGATAGAGCACGAAGTTGGCCATATTGAGCCTCCAAAACCTTCTTTTGACAGAGTGAAGCTTTCATCTGTATCACGTGATATCCTCAGAAGATGCAACTCAGATGACTATACTCGTGATGGACGAAGAAGGTCAACGGAATCTAGATATTCCGATTCTCCAACAGTTCAAGAGATACAAGATAAAAAGGATATTGGTAATAAGAACTTCAAGCCATATAAAGCCTATTTCCGGGCAACGGGTTGGCCtattatcatcttcttcatatttacatttactTTTGCAACCTTGgataatacaaaatttatcatcaccTCAAAGGTTTCAGATTCAGTCCTTGATTATGCGAATGAGCATAATCATACATCAGTTTCACTTGAGGATGTTAAGGAGTACTGCTACAGATCTTTGAGGTGGATCATCATTCTCTCGGTATCTGTTATGGTTGGAGCTTTCTTCCGTATAGTTGCGATGACATCTGCCTCCTTCAATGGCTCACTAAGGATTCATgaatactgcattaattcCCTCTTTACCAACAATTCGGCTGTTTTAAGAATAAAGACGTCTCTTGGTAGCATTTTGACATTCTTGTATATAGATACGTTTTTCATTGACAACatatttggatattttctCTACGATTCGTCAGTTTTTTCAATTGAAACTGCGGTCCATTTGTTGACACTATTCTTTTTGGTACCATGGGCCACTCCACTTGCTCTCATACTTTGCTTTATCATTCTTAGGTTCATAGTGTACTACTATGTCAGGTCCTGCAAAAACGCATACTTGGCACGctttgaaacatttggCCAAATTGACTCTACCATAGAAACGGCTATATCTGGCTTATCAATTTATAGGAGCTTCAAAAAGGAGTGGGAATTAGTTCATGCTATGGCAGAAAACGTTGATTATAATCTAAGGTGTTTTCTCTTCACATACTCTGGTATGGCTTGGGGAACAATTTCGTCCAGATTATTTCTATCACCATTGGCTTTGTTCATTCTTGTctttcctcttcttctttcacGCTGGACCGAAACTGAATTACAAGTTGGATACTACGCCATGGCATATTCCATCTTCCTTAGCTTGAATACTtcatttgcaaatttccTCAAACTGTACTGTTTGATGGAAATGCATATTGGTTCTGTCAAGAGATTTTCAAGTTTTATTCCTGAAAATACACCTCTAAAGTTTGCaaagaaaaggaacattTATGGAACGGAAATTGTTGTAGACAGTTCTAAGGATTCAGATCACAAGAACCTGGGTTCGGACGTTGAGAAGTATATTATTTCCAGGCGTTTTGCAAGACATATTTCAAGGAGAGGCTTGTATTGTACAAGTCTTAGAACATTGCTCTTTAGGCATAAGGTTAATTTGTTTGACGTGTCCAAGTACACTACTTTGGGACATACTAGGGTTAAGTTGGATAATGTAAGCGCTCATAGCGTTAACAAAAAAACAGGAATGAAGTATGCTATTCTAAAGAATATTACTTGTTCTGCGGATACTTCGGACATTATTGGAGTTATCGGTAGAACTGGAGCAGGGAAGTCTACCCTATTGTCAGTGCTCCAGAATCTGGCGAATAGAGATGGTTCTGTATTCTTAGATGGCTGTGATCTGaatgatatgccaaagagTGTGACTAGACAGATCATTGGAGTACTACCTCAACTACCATTTGTCTTTAGAGGCTGGACTGTACGTAGATTTGTTGACCCAAGAATGATATTTGAAGATGCTGATATTGAAATAGCCCTGGAAAATTGTGGCTTGCTCAAGTTTGTCGAGAATCTCCCGGGTGGAAAGGGTCTCGGCACCGTCATTATACCTGACCATTACCACGACGATATGCCAAGGCACTACAAAAGAGTCTACTACGGTCCCACTTTAAAGCCACATGGCGCCTCCTCTGTAGATAATGTTGACCATGGATCGGTGCTTTCAAACTCACAGCTACGTATGTTATCAGTGGCAAGACTGGTGCTCTACAGAGAATTCTTCAAAGTTCTTTTGGTTGATGagcctccagaggatgaactTGGAGCTGCTGCATCAAAGACTGCAGAGATTCCAATTTATGAACTCATAAAGACACACTTCCAGCACTGTGCAACCTTCATTGCAGCTCACAATACCGATGTTTTGCGCTTATGCACGTCAGTTTGGGTATTCCACGATGGGTCCCTAATTAGAACGTGCAAAGCTGAGGACATTGCAAATAGCGATTCTCTATCAAAGATCATAGAGGATTGCATTACCACACACGCTTAA
- a CDS encoding hypothetical protein (encoded by transcript BEWA_038450A), giving the protein MSGGIDISKKCDKFCQENEDIVVERGFVGDLSEYGYITHKGINEAPIGPIRFGEQPIQTDDGSPQEVTIYYYREYDNDPKTIKKPLFLRAKYRELYHLYEHTSTGDSIKWHDITFAGEIPQIPVGNQTNPQLTKKLKSQACKLYNLHSVNIYKKNTYECACGEAKVTVEPEGSIPGYKTYKHSYSTNANSVKYRSVDLLWKDNDDQPITLDADQTPNLYAYYWDEDTDHRKPLIMEVYVGGTGYAGTPISLGNDGKEGHSEWSMIDLGSVSVETLHEQKCKLFSPLVINVSAKYGESYPNEYCKDRDCKNGSPKDINVTGYDGVKLEGFTAFRHTYGEKGGNNTFAVTGFTNGPGEDLAGFFPIWDVKDVVVFFAKCQKDANGVTKTPLLVYVESDGGKTHRWYRSENGGKWEKEGRLKDKDPREAGILETTLNGIKKRLQLKCPEDIAREKQRAEEERMKKEEQERVQKEREAREKLLGLASTLGEVSGKALGHGLVIAGALGTVGLELAHSLADKVLCTTSAYGKDEGRGSEDRETEEEEENCAEDSGLVNDTGETRVYEEGQQTASQNSPSTSLEEKADDVPSDHTTFQTPLQQPGQAPTVSLPQASAPITLDPQQHADTVSSGQDNSSAQGGPGEQGSGTTQTGAEGSAPPPAPPETNPPLQPEAASDQLTAEPLVAGGLATGLGIWSISGISSGTLTGAGATFFGGFKLYNRYKGDPWVRQI; this is encoded by the coding sequence ATGAGCGGGGGGATTGACatctccaaaaaatgtgataaattttgtcaggaaaatgaagataTAGTTGTAGAGCGTGGATTTGTAGGTGACCTTTCGGAATATGGCTATATCACTCATAAAGGTATAAATGAAGCCCCTATAGGTCCAATCAGATTTGGAGAACAACCCATCCAAACTGATGATGGGAGTCCCCAAGAAGTAACTATTTATTACTATCGCGAATATGATAACGATCCGAAAACAATTAAAAAGCCCCTTTTCCTGAGGGCAAAATACAGAGAACTGTATCATCTGTATGAACATACCAGCACTGGGGATAGCATAAAGTGGCATGATATTACTTTTGCTGGTGAGATTCCACAAATCCCAGTGGGAAATCAAACAAATCCTCAACTTACGAAGAAGTTAAAGAGTCAAGCATGCAAACTTTACAATCTTCATTCTGTTAATATTTACAAGAAAAATACCTATGAATGTGCATGCGGTGAGGCCAAGGTTACTGTTGAACCAGAAGGTAGTATTCCTGGATATAAAACGTACAAACATTCGTACAGTACGAATGCAAACTCCGTCAAATACAGGAGTGTTGATCTGTTATGGAAAGACAATGATGATCAACCCATTACACTTGATGCTGATCAAACTCCCAATCTCTATGCGTACTACTGGGATGAGGATACCGATCACAGAAAACCCCTTATTATGGAAGTATATGTTGGAGGTACGGGCTATGCGGGTACGCCAATTTCTCTAGGTAATGACGGAAAGGAAGGGCACAGTGAGTGGAGTATGATAGACCTAGGATCTGTATCTGTAGAGACGCTCCATGAACAAAAatgcaaacttttcagCCCACTTGTCATAAATGTCTCAGCAAAATATGGAGAATCTTATCCAAATGAGTATTGCAAAGATAGAGACTGTAAGAATGGATCTCCCAAGGATATAAATGTTACCGGTTATGATGGAGTAAAACTAGAGGGATTTACTGCCTTTAGGCACACCTATGGCGAGAAAGGAGGTAATAATACTTTTGCCGTAACTGGTTTCACTAATGGACCTGGTGAAGATCTGGCGGGATTCTTTCCAATATGGGACGTTAAAGATGTAGTGGTCTTCTTTGCAAAGTGTCAGAAAGATGCTAACGGAGTTACCAAAACACCTCTCCTTGTCTATGTTGAGAGTGATGGTGGGAAGACTCATAGGTGGTATAGGAGTGAGAATGGTGGTAAGTGGGAAAAAGAGGGTAGACTAAAAGATAAGGATCCAAGGGAAGCTGGTATTCTTGAAACTACTCTGAATGGTATTAAAAAGAGACTACAACTTAAGTGTCCAGAAGATATAGCGAGAGAAAAACAACGagctgaagaagaaaggatgaaaaaggaagaacagGAAAGAGTACAGAAGGAACGGGAGGCTAGAGAAAAACTATTGGGTCTTGCCTCTACACTTGGAGAAGTATCTGGAAAAGCTCTTGGTCATGGACTAGTTATAGCTGGTGCACTTGGTACAGTTGGATTAGAACTAGCCCATAGCCTGGCTGACAAGGTTCTTTGTACCACTAGCGCTTatggtaaagatgaaggtaGAGGATCTGAAGACCGAGAAactgaggaagaggaggaaaatTGTGCTGAAGACTCAGGCCTTGTTAATGATACTGGTGAAACTAGGGTCTATGAAGAAGGTCAACAAACAGCTTCTCAAAATTCTCCCTCTACATctcttgaagaaaaggCTGATGATGTTCCATCTGATCATACTACTTTTCAAACTCCTCTTCAACAACCTGGTCAAGCTCCTACTGTCTCTCTACCTCAAGCTTCTGCTCCCATTACTCTAGACCCTCAACAACATGCTGATACTGTCTCATCTGGCCAAGATAATTCTAGTGCTCAAGGTGGACCTGGAGAACAAGGCTCTGGTACTACTCAAACTGGTGCTGAAGGATCTGCTCCTCCTCCTGCCCCTCCTGAAACTAATCCTCCTCTTCAACCTGAAGCTGCTTCTGACCAACTTACTGCTGAACCTCTTGTTGCTGGAGGTCTTGCTACTGGTCTTGGCATATGGTCCATCTCTGGTATATCATCGGGTACCCTTACCGGAGCTGGCGCAaccttttttggaggattcaaactttataatcgctataaaggagacccctgggttagacagatttaa
- a CDS encoding conserved hypothetical protein (encoded by transcript BEWA_038460A), which yields MENELSRFIRQAPSEVIELVCGFLDFSDFLALTSISRLIRSALVSYHRCWLNFYSKGHVHRHYEIPISIDPLQRRDGGVKGSETALKYALRMPSFDRQIISNPAAKLLSSARKVEIIKMNNAHSSNPLLDLGILDRLKRDKWKGEPKQDVKVLSSFPNPILVAPVDKNKPFSVMSNSHMCSFKEGGFMVNSFLPSLKNVKVVCWVRLQDGKMALGHGIHASFNCRSDSCDQKVLAVIHENGRGGVAISFYQYEESHACGLASSPGFTIDVDIESGDKITSAHISGLLLTWSNKRLQFTHLNIILGSHRGKIYWKRSEKGSSIASGKYEACQFPISEIEVLFGSMAILYSKAKYLGVVRMVDNGWETLESVQDSITSFSVDMDNCILGYCTSIHNRSTFLDLCPNMPCATIQHASYSVPKPPLCITYLNRDSKWALVIRNYIRVLQVVFRDTLVFKSLFTLNGHTQPITQCVHDGWSKLVSVDSTHQIFVWDYMDGCKLFSFSLVSSTRERGMDPLDVYIKAMNGGQRNGTCKNDRHRGKMGNLAKYIKCKIGRDEWDDSPLETDSDYTPTHSTIDSVSSQSARYAHYAVHKERGMRGLLEPSKREDYHVNVSVQSLLIYYQGSKTMQVWSFK from the coding sequence ATGGAGAACGAACTCTCACGTTTTATTCGCCAAGCGCCGAGTGAAGTGATTGAATTGGTCTGCGGCTTTCTCGATTTCTCGGATTTCCTGGCGCTCACCTCAATTTCACGGTTGATAAGAAGCGCTCTGGTCAGCTATCACCGCTGTTGGCTCAATTTCTACTCAAAGGGACATGTACACAGACATTACGAGATTCCTATCTCGATCGACCCTCTGCAACGTCGAGATGGTGGAGTAAAAGGCTCGGAAACTGCTCTGAAATACGCGCTGAGGATGCCAAGTTTTGATAGACAAATCATCTCTAATCCTGCCGCAAAGCTCTTGAGTTCTGCGCGCAAGGTAGagattataaagatgaacaaTGCGCATTCTTCAAACCCACTGTTGGATTTGGGGATCCTGGACAGGCTCAAGAGGGATAAATGGAAGGGAGAACCGAAGCAGGATGTCAAGGTTCTGTCATCATTCCCAAATCCCATTCTAGTAGCTCCAGTAGACAAAAATAAGCCGTTTTCAGTAATGTCAAACTCCCACATGTGCAGCTTTAAGGAGGGAGGGTTTATGGTCAATAGCTTTTTACCTTCCcttaaaaatgtaaaggtCGTATGCTGGGTGCGTTTGCAGGATGGTAAAATGGCGTTGGGCCATGGTATTCACGCATCCTTTAATTGCAGAAGTGATTCTTGTGATCAAAAGGTGTTGGCAGTTATCCATGAGAATGGTAGGGGTGGAGTGGCTATTTCCTTTTATCAATACGAGGAATCTCATGCATGCGGACTAGCAAGCAGCCCGGGGTTTACCATTGATGTTGATATagaatctggagataaGATTACAAGCGCACACATTAGCGGACTATTGTTGACTTGGAGTAACAAAAGGTTGCAGTTTACCCATTTAAACATTATCCTGGGAAGCCATAGAGggaaaatatattggaaAAGGTCTGAAAAGGGAAGTAGTATAGCTAGTGGAAAGTATGAAGCTTGCCAATTTCCAATTTCTGAGATAGAGGTACTGTTTGGTTCCATGGCTATCTTGTATAGCAAGGCCAAGTACTTGGGAGTTGTTAGAATGGTAGATAATGGATGGGAAACTCTGGAAAGCGTACAAGACTCCATTACTAGCTTCTCTGTTGATATGGACAACTGCATACTTGGTTATTGTACGAGCATTCACAACCGTAGCACGTTTTTGGATCTTTGTCCAAATATGCCTTGTGCTACCATTCAACACGCAAGTTACTCTGTACCAAAGCCTCCTTTGTGCATCACCTACCTTAACCGTGATTCAAAGTGGGCTCTGGTTATCCGTAACTACATTCGTGTCTTGCAAGTAGTCTTTAGGGATACTCTTGTATTCAAATCTCTCTTTACGCTAAATGGACATACGCAACCGATAACGCAATGTGTGCATGACGGGTGGTCCAAACTCGTTAGCGTGGATTCTACTCATCAAATTTTTGTCTGGGATTATATGGATGGTTGCAAGctcttttccttttctctAGTTTCCAGCACGCGTGAGAGGGGTATGGACCCACTAGACGTCTACATCAAGGCCATGAATGGTGGACAAAGGAATGGAACATGCAAAAATGATCGCCATAGGGGCAAAATGGGAAATTTGGCCAAATACATAAAGTGCAAAATAGGGCGCGACGAATGGGACGATTCTCCACTCGAAACTGATAGTGATTACACACCAACACACAGCACGATTGACTCTGTTTCTTCACAAAGCGCAAGGTATGCACACTATGCCGTGCACAAGGAAAGGGGTATGAGAGGATTGTTGGAACCAAGCAAACGGGAGGATTACCACGTTAATGTCTCCGTTCAATCACTGCTAATTTATTATCAAGGTTCCAAGACCATGCAAGTGTGGTCATTTAAATAA
- a CDS encoding signal peptide containing protein (encoded by transcript BEWA_038470A), with the protein MIKFIILFNLFLFKTACGDRGSALSPEIIKEIFSIAEDIGEYSESVPDMFGVVKKSLHDLEREIKIRALLPAETQMEAFRMISAPINEFLKQEPRNFFVHSPPRGVAYNLQIKEARDAVRVVYSKLQKLWLASIRK; encoded by the coding sequence ATGatcaaatttatcataCTCTTTaaccttttccttttcaaaactGCCTGCGGAGATAGGGGCAGTGCCCTGAGTCCAGAGATCATCAAAGAGATCTTTAGCATAGCTGAGGACATTGGAGAATACTCGGAATCAGTGCCAGACATGTTTGGTGTAGTAAAAAAGAGCTTGCATGATCTAGAACGTGAGATCAAGATTCGTGCACTATTGCCGGCTGAAACACAAATGGAAGCCTTTCGAATGATTAGCGCACCAATAAACGAATTCTTGAAGCAGGAACCGAGAAACTTTTTCGTACACAGTCCACCCAGAGGTGTTGCCTATAATCTGCAGATTAAAGAGGCAAGAGATGCCGTCAGGGTCGTTTACAGTAAACTCCAAAAGTTGTGGCTGGCAAGCATACGAAAGTAG
- a CDS encoding signal peptide containing protein (encoded by transcript BEWA_038480A), protein MKVLAILWTVCLVGLCHCGGDNGGAKGGVKGGEKQNQPQENAQPAGRVDIILDLANPDKDKVNIETKEVSGVEHTTYTSKSVPVTLVVGEETRLWATPEGEKLLLARVSKKNESSLLLISAKTHGRVGKKYFEKNGNGEWKKITEENYDKKLEDLKNEPTKKSAKANDQSEDSPNIPPQSEAPPSELPGAKKKNSKK, encoded by the coding sequence ATGAAGGTTCTGGCAATACTATGGACGGTATGTCTGGTGGGACTCTGCCACTGTGGAGGTGATAATGGTGGCGCTAAAGGAGGAGTAAAGGGAGGAGAGAAACAGAATCAACCACAGGAAAATGCGCAGCCAGCAGGTCGTGTTGATATCATTCTCGATTTAGCTAATCCTGATAAAGACAAAGTGAACATAGAGACAAAGGAAGTTAGTGGAGTAGAACATACTACCTATACGTCAAAGAGTGTCCCTGTAACTTTAGTTGTTGGAGAAGAGACTCGACTTTGGGCTACTCCCGAGGGTGAAAAACTTCTATTGGCGAGAGTATCTAAAAAGAATGAATCTTCACTACTCTTAATTTCCGCTAAAACTCATGGGAGGGTTGGTAAaaagtattttgaaaagaatggcaatggtgaatggaagaagattacTGAGGAAAACTATGACAAGAAACTAGAGGACCTAAAGAATGAACCGACTAAGAAGTCTGCCAAAGCGAATGATCAGTCTGAAGACTCTCCTAATATTCCACCTCAATCTGAGGCTCCTCCTAGTGAACTACCTGGAGCTAAGAAGaaaaattccaaaaaatga